From a single Diachasmimorpha longicaudata isolate KC_UGA_2023 chromosome 13, iyDiaLong2, whole genome shotgun sequence genomic region:
- the LOC135168446 gene encoding serpin B10-like — MTKVSFIVLSLFIGTQCQLIFPDEYDRFEDISPRNESQSPFPTFPSGYPLLGNSYPPVMDFQHAKSIQSSSSKNYNNNAVSSDGTPNTNVPDEQIHRHDSYVDNLIVKGVTKFALDMNRAIDAYQRDQSMSSDRPNVVFSPVSLVATLATILLGSAGKTFDEVGKILGFYPDFDISGQSEVIHEMLGSLLASLDNKLPINAPGPRIEFANGIFIQAGYPIRPEFLSISQRVYNSEVNNVDFARQSASAQRIINNWVDMKTHGKIKNILEQTPSSETRAIFASSLYFNAEWNKYFLDNTTKRKPFTLPSGQTVDVDMMYNAGFFPFHRDQKLGIEILGLPYKNSAESPAEPSDFELFESTMYILLPRSTDPNALNALHSTLTPELIEQLILKTESQYCLVGLPRMKLTSSLHLKRVFESLGLTSLFHPKQANLALLSAGSSSPSPATATTNPFIFTRINDEDSSVTGEKPSGNFTGRSNYFRYEDKRGGYKIQQWNNGVYVEKIPKSQRRRRQLSGEEIEKNSRLHKRQVNPPSASGGGRFSERQSFSSYGLDALRNSADLVNPGLYASDFIHKVEIDVTETGTIAAAASSAAVLRTAYLYVANRPFIFFIRHGPSRLILFWGTINKPTPNYPKSS, encoded by the exons ATGACGAAAGTATCTTTTATTGTCCTGTCATTGTTTATCGGCACTCAGTGTCAACTGATATTCCCCGATGAATACGATAGATTCGAGGATATCAGTCCCCGGAATGAAAGCCAAAGTCCGTTCCCCACATTTCCCTCTGGGTATCCTCTCCTCGGTAATAGTTACCCCCCCGTGATGGATTTTCAACACGCCAAAAGTATACAATCATCATCATCGAAAAATTACAACAACAATGCGGTATCAAGTGACGGTACGCCCAACACGAATGTCCCCGATGAACAAATCCACCGACACGACAGCTAT GTCGATAATCTCATTGTTAAGGGAGTGACGAAGTTTGCTTTGGACATGAACCGAGCAATCGATGCATATCAGCGAGACCAATCGATGAGCTCGGACCGTCCTAATGTTGTATTTTCCCCAGTGAGTTTAGTAGCGACACTGGCAACAATTTTACTGGGTTCGGCCGGAAAAACGTTCGACGAGGTGGGAAAAATTCTCGGTTTTTACCCTGATTTCGATATTTCTGGACAATCAGAAGTTATTCATGAAATGCTGGGCTCACTACTCGCTTCTCTCGATAATAAACTTCCCATCAATGCCCCCGGCCCTCGAATCGAATTCgcaaatggaatatttattcaG GCTGGCTATCCCATTCGTccagaatttttatcaatcagTCAACGAGTTTATAACAGTGAGGTAAACAACGTCGACTTTGCGAGACAATCAGCGTCAGCTCAGAGAATCATCAACAACTGGGTAGACATGAAAACCCATggaaagataaaaaatattctggaacAAACCCCATCTTCCGAGACCAGAGCTATTTTCGCTTCTTCCTTGTACTTCAATGCCgaatggaataaatattttctcgacAACACCACCAAACG GAAACCGTTTACGTTGCCATCTGGACAAACCGTTGACGTCGACATGATGTACAATGCTGGGTTTTTCCCGTTCCACCGTGACCAGAAACTGGGCATAGAAATTCTGGGACTTCCCTACAAAAATAGTGCTGAAAGCCCA GCTGAGCCATCTGATTTTGAACTCTTCGAGTCGACGATGTACATTCTGCTGCCAAGATCTACAGACCCAAATGCTCTAAACGCTTTGCATTCCACGTTGACCCCAGAACTTATTGAACAACTCATATTGAAAACGGAAAGTCAATATTGTCTTGTAGGACTGCCAAGGATGAAGCTGACGAGTAGTCTGCACCTGAAACGTGTCTTTGAGTCACTGGGTCTGACTTCACTCTTTCATCCCAAGCAAGCAAACCTGGCACTCCTCTCTGCTGGCTCCAGTAGTCCGTCTCCAGCGACTGCAACCACCAATCCATTCATCTTCACGAGAATCAATGACGAAGACTCTTCTGTCACTGGTGAAAAGCCGAGTGGCAACTTCACAGGAAGAAGCAACTACTTCAGGTACGAAGATAAACGAGGTGGATATAAAATTCAACAGTGGAATAACGGAGTTtacgttgaaaaaattccaaaatcccAACGACGCAGAAGACAATTATCAGgtgaagagattgaaaaaaattctagactCCACAAACGACAGGTAAATCCTCCCTCTGCCTCGGGTGGAGGGAGATTTAGTGAGAGGCAGAGCTTTTCGAGTTATGGTCTTGATGCACTGAGAAATAGTGCTGATCTTGTCAATCCTGGATTGTATGCATCGGATTTTATCCATAAAGTTGAAATTGATGTGACAGAAACTGGTACGATTGCAGCAGCTGCTAGCAGTGCTGCTGTTCTACGCACCGCATATCTTTACGTAGCCAATAGgccttttatattttttattagacaTGGGCCATCACGATTAATCCTCTTCTGGGGAACCATCAATAAGCCCACCCCGAATTATCCAAAGTCatcataa
- the LOC135168442 gene encoding uncharacterized protein LOC135168442, which produces MSEEMTKSKTLVKHDQLSLMTRIKKKRRKKDLDQVRRQVLDTRRKLRQRSNGERGLNLKVETSLRKTLNKFAQRRQNNDDETTRVTRDDTEEIRQKTLCDRLLPQPSIGIYRNAISGKQVQKTSDTSAKNGRRQPGDVIQLLNNDRYSSKKTEDVGGVDDKQRDSLKTSDDSSRRGTAVDDKLTPIEKDLDNNRSEKLQNTRIEKNSGIQSVRRWRWSPVTCFEEFCAKFCIERFINCPLDYFPAPGDKITMFLRDVYAESNDSNCDFSILCEESEKSPVQNYVEQAKLTTESLSDISCSAIDDENLEWSRNPQMIHDQSLRYDDSHDLSKPKKRNRLRSSAIETDNLPVFVGTSRDFGKMEKPSCYPRKSVKSRNNLDKLNHLSYEVDESLKNVDENHNMIPTPSVVFRLFRHDKFFHVNSKDFDDIKATKGHTISNYPINSRDLMINKRHKTNEARFFVDYLPDASHQYSKDTSEMLKGFLRFSDDNPRDKSLTRGLHFKSDVINTWQRKSLYNKTVDGNFKGNAVAMQDAVVKNLKVLSFHDDYFNQANQLNEKKFTEVKSKHMQPLKYFAVDNKYDIRSCPRRIAVYPNKYSYNTEEGPLTVTANPFYQNGNTDQVVVPRPMADPVILFNPEKRKYKTEYDVVNLRNMNKQVDAAQWGPERPADILHTEEWINSRGKHYLSPNYYQHYRSDDNKRLDRSKRGEILFDTVNSYYY; this is translated from the exons ATGAGTGAAGAAATGACAAAATCTAAGACTCTGGTGAAACACGATCAGCTGTCACTAATGacaagaataaaaaagaagagaagAAAGAAGGATCTCGATCAAGTGAGACGTCAGGTCCTGGATACAAGGAGGAAGTTG agACAAAGATCTAACGGGGAACGAGGACTGAATTTGAAGGTGGAGACGTCATTGAGAAAGACACTGAATAAATTTGCTCAAAGAAGACAGAACAAT GATGATGAGACAACGAGGGTCACAAGAGATGACACCGAAGAAATCAGACAAAAAACGTTGTGTGATCGACTCCTTCCCCAGCCG TCTATTGGGATTTATCGAAATGCCATTAGCGGCAAGCAAGTGCAGAAAACAAGTGATACGTCTGCAAAAAATGGGAGACGACAACCAGGTGATGTGATACAGCTCCTTAACAATGacagatattcatcaaa aaaaactGAGGATGTGGGAGGGGTCGATGACAAACAACGGGATAGCTTGAAGACGTCTGACGACAGCTCTCGCCGAGGCACAGCAGTTGATGACAA ACTGACACCAATTGAGAAAGACCTGGATAATAATCGATCGGAGAAGCTACAGAACACgagaattgagaaaaattcaggaattcAGTCCGTGAGACGTTGGCGCTGGTCACCTGTAACatgttttgaagaattttgtgCAAAATTCTGCATCGAACGTTTCATTAACTGCCCTCTAGATTACTTCCCAG CTCCTGGAGATAAAATTACGATGTTCCTGAGAGACGTGTATGCAGAATCCAACGATTCTAACTGTGATTTTTCCATATTATGCGAAGAGTCTGAGAAGAGTCCGGTACAGAATTACGTAGAACAAGCGAAATTGACGACTGAAAGTCTTTCAGACATTTCATGTTCAGCTATTGATGATGAGAATCTGGAATGGAGTAGAAACCCTCAAATGATACATGACCAGTCTCTCAGATATGATGATTCGCATGACTTGAGTAAACCGAAAAAGAGAAACAGGCTGAGATCATCTGCAATTGAGACAGACAATTTACCAGTATTTGTTGGGACGTCACGagattttggaaaaatggaaaaacccAGTTGCTATCCAAGAAAATCAGTCAAGTCTCGAAATAATCTAGATAAATTGAATCATCTATCATATGAAGTAGATGAATCGCTCAAGAATGTAGATGAAAATCATAATATGATCCCAACTCCGAGTGTTGTATTTCGTTTATTTCGTCATGACAAATTCTTCCATGTGAACAGCAAGGATTTTGACGACATCAAGGCAACCAAAGGTCATACAATTAGTAATTACCCCATAAACAGCAGAGatttaatgataaataaaagacATAAGACAAATGAGGCGAGATTTTTCGTCGATTATTTGCCCGACGCGTCTCATCAGTACTCAAAGGATACATCAGAGATGTTGAAAGGATTCCTACGATTTTCAGACGACAATCCTCGAGATAAATCCCTCACCAGAGGACTGCACTTCAAATCGGATGTCATCAACACATGGCAGCGTAAATCATTATACAATAAGACAGTCGATGGTAATTTCAAAGGCAATGCTGTTGCAATGCAGGATGCTGTCGTCAAGAACCTGAAAGTCCTGTCCTTCCACGATGATTATTTTAATCAAGCCAATCagctgaatgaaaaaaaattcactgaagtCAAATCCAAACACATGCAACCGCTCAAGTATTTTGCAGTTGATAATAAGTACGATATCAGGAGTTGCCCTCGGCGTATTGCAGTCTatccaaataaatattcatacaACACTGAGGAAGGTCCATTGACAGTGACTGCAAATCCATTCTATCAGAATGGTAATACTGATCAAGTCGTTGTACCTCGACCGATGGCCGATcctgttattttatttaatccgGAGAAGAGGAAGTACAAAACCGAATACGACGTTGTAAATTTAAGAAATATGAACAAACAAGTGGACGCTGCCCAATGGGGTCCAGAGAGACCAGCAGACATATTGCATACAGAGGAGTGGATCAATTCCCGAGGAAAGCATTACCTTTCTCCAAATTATTACCAACATTACCGAAGTGATGATAATAAACGATTGGATCGTAGTAAACGTGGCGAAATTCTCTTTGATACTGTaaatagttattattattag
- the LOC135168447 gene encoding MAM and LDL-receptor class A domain-containing protein 2-like → MKYLFILLIAILEFGQFTIGTWDSGLSCPPVSLMNGKVQMRRRGKIIRFKCYEGFTLIGDKYSTCIRGNWDTTIPVCVNSRCPPLPTPDHALAASKYDGAVLIFFCEPGYLLVGNVEIYCNGKTWNGTAPHCRGGNLSAPTKCDFETPDLCWWEQDPKHDFDWRRHNFQTPSSHINTGPTYDHNFGPGNDGYYLYIEASGRLLNDSARIISPLYNASLTNSGCFSFWYHMYGVNIGALRIYFKLESDPDNPELMFEKHHNQGNKWLHGIFNLPKTSDNFQIVIEGIRGAGYESDLAVDDVAILQGAECLQGQTPNDNITRTSVADNNDQIEIVNAAQSCRGRCGNVKSTGTWTTIIPLTSPDACHCSDDCADNSTCCPDFAEYCVLAPSADDLYTASTGNDGLTVGHHYVSTPVEPKDELEPYTTKLTLPMTKSPIHSETSFTSFKTTHSDETTETQFAIQHVQQVQSHASLSSTAIISIIAALVAFGAVVTIVIMFIWSWRKSYVRSAKSSKGSGLSEDSDVRFLTSDEILDFNLARPSENDDP, encoded by the exons atgaagtatttatttatattgctGATTGCCATATTAGAATTCGGACAATTTACTATTGGCACATGGGATAGTGGAC TGAGTTGTCCGCCGGTGTCTTTGATGAATGGTAAAGTTCAGATGAGAAGACGCGGAAAAATTATACGATTTAAATGCTACGAGGGTTTCACTCTTATTGGAGATAAATATTCCACCTGCATCCGTGGTAATTGGGATACTACAATACCCGTTTGCGTCA ATTCTCGGTGTCCACCATTACCCACTCCTGACCACGCGCTTGCTGCATCGAAATATGATGGAGCAGTacttatatttttttgcgaGCCCGGATATCTACTCGTTGGCAATGTTGAAATTTATTGCAATGGAAAGACCTGGAATGGCACAGCACCTCACTGCAGAG GTGGCAATCTCTCAGCACCGACAAAGTGTGATTTTGAAACCCCAGATCTGTGTTGGTGGGAACAGGATCCCAAACATGACTTTGATTGGCgcagacataattttcagacACCAAGTTCGCATATTAATACTGGACCTACGTACGATCATAACTTCGGCCCTGGAAACGATG GGTATTATCTGTACATTGAAGCATCTGGGAGACTTCTCAATGATTCAGCCCGAATTATATCACCACTCTATAATGCCTCACTGACCAATTCTGGATGTTTTTctttctg GTATCACATGTATGGAGTTAACATCGGTGCATTACGAATTTACTTCAAACTGGAGTCAGATCCTGATAATCCTGAATTAATGTTCGAAAAGCATCATAATCAAGGCAATAAATGGCTCCATGGAATTTTCAATCTTCCCAAAACGAGTGACAACTTTCAA ATTGTTATTGAGGGCATACGGGGTGCCGGTTATGAGAGTGATTTGGCAGTGGACGATGTGGCCATTCTGCAAGGTGCAGAGTGTTTGCAAGGGCAGACACCCAACGACAACATAACGCGCACATCTGTAGCAGATAACAATG ATCAAATTGAAATAGTCAATGCTGCACAGAGCTGCCGAGGGAGATGTGGTAATGTAAAATCCACAGGCACATGGACAACTATAATACCACTGACGTCGCCTGACGCATGCCATTGTTCCGACGACTGTGCTGATAATTCCACATGCTGTCCTGACTTTGCTGAGTACTGCGTTCTAG CCCCTAGCGCAGATGACTTATACACAGCATCAACTGGTAATGATGGATTGACAGTGGGACATCATTACGTTTCAACACCTGTCGAGCCCAAAGATGAACTGGAGCCTTACACAACTAAATTGACTCTTCCAATGACTAAAAGCCCAATCCACTCTGAAACCTCATTTACGTCATTTAAGACGACTCATTCGGATGAGACAACTG AAACACAATTCGCGATACAGCATGTGCAACAAGTGCAATCTCACGCGTCTTTGAGTTCAACTGCAATCATCAGTATAATAGCAGCTCTCGTAGCATTCGGAGCAGTTGTAACTATTGTCATTATGTTCATTTGGAGCTGGCGAAAATCATACGTACGAAGTGCTAAATCGAGTAAAGGATCTGGATTATCTGAAGACAGTGACGTTCGATTTCTTACGTCTGACGAAATTCTGGATTTCAATTTGGCACGACCAAGTGAGAACGATGATCCATGA